One genomic region from Papaver somniferum cultivar HN1 unplaced genomic scaffold, ASM357369v1 unplaced-scaffold_24, whole genome shotgun sequence encodes:
- the LOC113340837 gene encoding uncharacterized protein LOC113340837 yields MASISSSIKVPVFEGKNFEHWRIQMENIFKYQEVWDIVDTGYVEPEANAASTPEETSALQENRKKNAKATYILHQGVHESLFDRIVYISEAKKAWDALKTYYKGSDKVKKVRLQTLRRKYELLQMESSEKVSDFFSRKLSVVNEMKSNGDIIQDAAIVEKILRSLPETFEAKVTAIEECNSATTMSLDEILGHFKRECPEKKVETRNNANFVEKEQEESEVLLLACFTAQDHNNNKWYLDTGCSNHMYGMKELFVDLDESLTTNVKFGNNETVPVMGKGKIGIILKNGAYSYILDVYYVPGLLIVVEMVSGLPAIDYPEKKCESCIFGKQHRKPFLIGKARIARQPLELIHSDLCSPMEEVSRGGNRYCITFIDDFSRKTWVYLLKLKSEAANAFKNFKVFVEKQSGKKIKILRTDRGTGCLLDKTPEEALTGRKPSVRHLKVFGCIAYAHIPTEIRKKLDNKSEKCIFLGYSVATKGYKLYNPETRKMIISRDVIFDESSQWDWNSTEDNIVSEEQGIVTLQDIVPEVTTPTTVMETETQQQEEEESTRLVRNRVAPIRLEDYVVTRDDEDEDLINFPLFGDSDPINFEEASQTKGWREAMDDKIQAIEKNKT; encoded by the exons ATGGCATCCATTTCAAGCTCAATAAAGGTTCCAGTATTTGAAGGGAAGAATTTTGAGCATTGGAGAATACAGATGGAGAATATATTCAAATACCAAGAGGTATGGGATATTGTTGACACCGGTTATGTTGAACCTGAAGCAAATGCAGCTTCAACTCCTGAGGAAACATCAGCTTTACAAGAAAATAGGAAAAAGAATGCGAAAGCTACCTATATTCTTCATCAAGGAGTGCATGAATCTCTTTTCGATAGAATTGTGTACATCAGTGAAGCCAAGAAGGCTTGGGATGCTTTGAAAACATATTACAAAGGGTCTGACAAAGTAAAGAAGGTACGACTACAAACCCTAAGAAGAAAATATGAGTTATTACAGATGGAATCTTCAGAGAAAGTGTCAGATTTTTTCTCAAGAAAATTAAGTGTAGTTAATGAGATGAAATCTAATGGAGATATTATACAAGATGCTGCAATTGTGGAGAAGATTCTACGGAGTTTACCAGAAACTTTTGAAGCAAAAGTAACTGCAATAGAAGAATGCAATTCAGCAACAACTATGAGTCTAGATGAAATATTAG GTCACTTTAAAAGAGAGTGTCCTGAAAAGAAGGTTGAAACGCGGAATAATGCAAACTTTgttgaaaaagaacaagaagaatctGAAGTTCTTTTACTAGCTTGTTTTACAGCTCAAGACCACAACAATAATAAGTGGTATCTGGATACTGGGTGCAGCAACCATATGTATGGAATGAAAGAGCTATTTGTGGATTTAGATGAATCATTAACCACAAATGTTAAATTTGGTAACAATGAGACAGTTCCTGTAATGGGAAAAGGGAAGATTGGTATTATTCTCAAGAATGGAGCTTATTCATATATCTTAGATGTTTATTATGTTCCTGGTCtactgatcgttgtc GAGATGGTTTCAGGTCTACCAGCTATAGATTATCCTGAGAAGAAGTGTGAAAGTTGCATATTTGGTAAACAACACAGAAAACCTTTTCTTATAGGGAAAGCAAGAATAGCAAGGCAACCtcttgaattaattcattctGATCTTTGTAGTCCTATGGAAGAAGTTTCACGTGGAGGAAATAGATATTGCATCAcattcattgatgattttagtagaaaaACGTGGGTTTATCTACTAAAGCTAAAAAGTGAAGCTGCTAATGCTTTTAAGAACTTTAAAGTATTTGTTGAGAAACAAAGTggaaagaaaatcaagattttACGTACTGATAGAGGAACTGG ATGCTTACTAGACAAAACTCCAGAAGAAGCATTGACAGGAAGAAAACCTAGTGTTAGGCATCTCAAAGTGTTCGGATGCATAGCATATGCACACATACCAACAGAAATTCGAAAGAAACTGGACAACAAAAGTGAAAAATGTATCTTTCTTGGATACAGTGTTGCTACAAAGGGTTATAAGCTGTATAATCCTGAGACAAGAAAGATGATCATTAGTCGAGATGTTATTTTTGATGAATCAAGTCAGTGGGACTGGAATTCAACAGAAGATAATATTGTCTCTGAAGAGCAAGGAATTGTAACTTTACAAGATATTGTTCCTGAAGTTACTACTCCTACTACTGTTATGGAGACTGAaacacaacaacaagaagaagaagaatcaacacGTCTTGTACGTAATCGTGTTGCACCAATAAGACTTGAAGATTATGTGGTGACtagagatgatgaagatgaagatcttaTTAATTTTCCTTTATTTGGAGACAGTGATCCGATAAATTTTGAAGAAGCATCTCAAACTAAAGGTTGGAGAGAAGCAATGGATGATAAAATTCAAGCAATTGAAAAGAATAAAACTTAG